In Dysidea avara chromosome 3, odDysAvar1.4, whole genome shotgun sequence, a single window of DNA contains:
- the LOC136249400 gene encoding uncharacterized protein isoform X3, protein MIDQIENKDDTPMMKDLNRYVISRYAAEWKDIGTELDLDIDELNIIEKDNLGQSKICFQKTLDKWLKGTANATWRTLEVALTNVRRQQSGLDPVDDIYGPIFVIRNQSSVDDFKVPPVVDDLRNDLCHRYKTHRQKPQEEQWPPNQPKSIVSVALMHCRGKTTQQELIRIFKESEQEDAHTVLDKLTSSHSRVTKDVNEIFRAYSTDQAVTGTDSDEPPKHILIEGAPGIGKTVLAKEIAYLWANGKLLKDYKLVFLVYLRDPRVHKVGSLKDFLQLFTSEEVSSDLLRFVKESRGKNIAFILDGFDEFPASTQRKSFIEILIAKNEELGLIVYKSTVVVTSRPSATLFLHEIVDSRIEVLGFAKEEREQYISLSLKNLPDEKQKLQMYLTQHPMINSLCYIPLHLAILLYLFEKGSKPDTLTEMNEFFVLHTIYRHLKRHKLLPSGAHVVKGFKDLPQKNYEVILKLAKLAFDGLQRNKLVFTCREVKELIPDIVDGPNINGFGLLQTVQHYPTASSEMGITVSFNFIHFTTQEYLAALHVSTLSSLHQSILMGQTFWDGRFNVMWMMYVGILGIESPAFVSFISTFVDVFPSKSNTLGSSSVNHQVDQSLSQDIQNDKRKCLHLFQCYVEAKSDEMPETISSIFSSGKIKLGCVTLLPHHISSLIFFMSASTKSKWRTLDLNNCNLRSIGMNRLLEHVVENKSNISALKYVDLNRNGASPWGVYCVIIKHCQVGSLTLCGDDGMEEHFKEITNSLEANKGLDQLMLCSIGRTGLETFKRVLVSNTTLHTVYFSWKKICSEVIRTNMNILLHTRCTLKKCCDTVAVCKAEKVVDMNILDDSYYGPIPNAIDLSNKGLSDDALALITFVLWNNTTVKRLDISCNKITDDGALAIGNCLKQNGTIKALDLSLSSITRIGMKYLLESIKNTSIIRYIDLSRNDSSPWSVYCAIIRHCCVSSLTVCGDDGIEGYVKEITDSLGSNRKLQSLTLCNIGRIGLEVVREVLGSNTTLNRVNLSWTKVSDEGTKDKKNILLHTKCPLACCSDREMVVNILHESHCRPAPKEITLSNMIINDDIVAFIALGLYNNKILNQLDLSCNYITCKGAMIIAKAIEVNSALQKLDISNNLVSDDGVVSIGNCIKNNRILKEVNLSSNKISPLGMNQFAACIRNTTLEYVDLSENDSSPWGVYCVVIRNCQVNNLTVCGDHGMEFQINEIIDSLEANRRLNSLTLYGIGRIGVTSIKEVLAMNTTLNTLNLSWKKFRLEKVKNIVLCTKIPLNTLGNTVCDSVIDVNILNDGKYKFHTIPSNVSFSHIHDNDVFLIAFGLCYNTILRVLYLSLENNITSKGAKELAKAIESNSTLQKFDISYNNISCDGMEAISNSLKVNSTLLEIVVSKSFRSGILTVNAQCSHCSLSSEGIVDAEVLIATSLLFNNNCTNVKDLDISNNRISDVGIFALSDLLMIYPLQKLNIACNHFSEIGVDAIIESLKQNVSLQELNMSHNKIAVEGCNKIAELILVNKTLQHLDISYCGIPEDGAINISKSYTASSKILQTLVISWGDDRIIINTACLFSNCDLSRKAIGNSGTQIVINLLCKLNIKELDLSYNNITDDGVLTVCDFLKENNTLKELNMSHNKISIEGAKKIAEVIQSNTTLQKLDISYCDIPDDGVVAISRSLMNKSLQLNISLKNDQVTINTAVSCCDLFRQKIGNVEVEIVLNLLYNSEIKELNISHNDLTENAGIMLICEFIKKHNTLQKLNMSHSKITIEGAIKVAEVIKIIVTLQSLDISCCGISGDGVVVISDSIMNNTSLQELNMSGNKVTIEGAHKIAEVIQFNTTLHKLNISDCGIIDDGVVVISDSLIECTSLQELDMSHNEITIEGASKIAEVIQSNTTIHKLNISNCGIVGAGVVVISNSLKKNATLQDLDVSHNKINIEGAKKMAEVIMFNRTLQKLDISNCGIRDDGVVIITESCNYNQTLQNLTLSWDNDRVTFDTASSNCCYRHIRYTGALIISNILYNNEKIKTLSLSDSYINGEGLASLCRCLKNNTTLQELDISKNKLFTEDTEVIAKVIELNTTLQKLNISDCGIHDSGVVVISNSLKNNKTLKVFNMSKNCIGVEGAKEIAEVLEFNMSLQKLDVSSCNILCEVLSNSLRKNTTLKELNMSHNKITIQDIAEIVKFNLTLQKLNISNCGILDDGAAIISNNLNKNDALKELNMSNNKISFKVVKDIAVLVRFITALQTLYISHCEVPDNELTDISISLIKNYHLQELNLSHSMIYTEGACKIAEVIRVNRTLLKLDISGCGIAGDGIGIISNSLMECTTLQELNISNNEITNEAAKGIAGVMQINKTLYKLDISNNGISGDGTTVIVDSLKGNNTLQALYMSYNKITTEGAKKMAEIIRLDTTLQALDISQCSIPDDGVLVISESYKYIRTLQNLKVSYSRTTFATSHSNDSRSVRNDVSEYNLHSTYYLSKAIVNLSKAIDNTGAVIVSNLLYNNMSITELNLSKNNIKYVGLAAVSEWLKVNYSLKILNMSHNWISIEGANKIAEVIKVNTTLQYLDISNCGIPDDGALVISESVRHSTTLQHLTISWKNDKVTINTASTTSFDALLCHTEYFMDKKNINLSRKDIGNNGAVIVSNLLYNNRSITELNLSENNIKYVGLAAVSEWLKDNYSLKTLNMSHNWISIEGANKIAEVIKVNTTLQYLDISNCGIPDDGALVISESVRHSTTLQHLTISWKNDKVTINTASTTSFDALLCRTEYFMDKKNINLSRKDIGNNGAVIVSNLLYNKRIVTLDLSYNNISYDGVAAVAEWLKNNYTLQSLNMSHNKISVEGASKIAEAIQVNKTLQKLDISECGIPDNGALVISNSLKKNNILCIQGLRMAHNEPSRCRLQ, encoded by the exons ATGATTGATCAAATTGAAAATA AGGATGATACTCCAATGATGAAAGATCTCAACAGATATGTTATCAGTAGATATGCAGCTGAATGGAAAGATATTGGCACTGAGTTGGACTTGGACATTGATGAGTTAAATATCATTGAGAAAGATAATCTTGGGCAAAGTAAGATTTGCTTTCAGAAAACTCTGGACAAGTGGTTAAAAGGGACTGCTAATGCTACTTGGAGAACATTGGAAGTTGCTCTTACTAATGTGCGACGGCAACAATCTGGTCTTGATCCAGTTGATGATATATATG GTCCTATATTTGTGATCAGGAACCAGTCAagtgttgatgattttaaag TGCCCCCAGTAGTTGATGATCTACGTAATGATTTATGTCATCGTTACAAAACACATAGACAGAAACCTCAGGAAGAGCAATGGCCACCAAACCAACCTAAATCAATTGTCAGTGTTGCGCTAATGCACTGTAGAGGAAAAACAACGCAACAAGAATTGATAAGAATATTTAAAGAATCTGAACAAGAAGATGCTCATACTGTGTTAGATAAGTTAACATCATCACATTCCAGGGTCACTAAGGACGTCAATGAAATATTTAGAGCATATTCTACTGACCAAGCAGTAACTGGTACTGACTCTGATGAACCACCTAAACATATTCTCATAGAAGGAGCACCTGGAATAGGAAAAACTGTACTAGCTAAAGAGATTGCCTATCTCTGGGCTAATGGTAAACTGTTAAAAGATTATAAACTAGTGTTCTTAGTCTACCTTAGAGATCCAAGGGTACACAAAGTAGGGTCACTCAAGGATTTCCTACAGTTGTTTACTTCTGAAGAAGTGTCTTCAGATTTGTTGAGGTTTGTTAAAGAATCACGAGGCAAAAATATAGCATTTATTTTAGATGGGTTTGATGAATTTCCTGCCTCAACACAGAGAAAGTCATTTATTGAAATCCTTATTGCGAAAAATGAGGAACTTGGTTTGATAGTTTACAAGTCCACAGTAGTTGTTACTTCACGACCATCAGCCACACTGTTTTTGCATGAAATAGTAGACAGTAGAATTGAAGTTCTTGGCTTTGCCAAAGAAGAAAGAGAGCAGTACATTTCACTATCACTCAAAAATTTGCCAGATGAAAAACAAAAGCTTCAAATGTACCTCACACAGCATCCTATGATCAACAGCCTTTGTTATATTCCACTTCATTTAGCAATTCTGTTATACCTTTTTGAGAAAGGTAGCAAACCTGATACTCTAACTGAAATGAATGAGTTCTTTGTTCTTCATACAATATACCGACACTTGAAGAGACATAAACTTCTACCATCTGGTGCACATGTAGTAAAAGGATTTAAAGATTTGCCTCAGAAAAATTACGAGGTTATCCTGAAATTGGCCAAATTAGCTTTTGATGGATTGCAAAGGAATAAGTTAGTATTTACATGTAGAGAAGTCAAAGAATTAATTCCTGATATTGTAGATGGTCCAAACATTAATGGATTTGGCTTACTGCAAACTGTGCAGCATTATCCCACTGCAAGCAGTGAAATGGGAATCACTGTTTCTTTTAATTTCATTCACTTCACAACACAAGAGTATCTTGCAGCCCTTCATGTGTCTACTCTGTCTAGTTTGCACCAGTCAATTTTAATGGGACAAACATTTTGGGATGGTCGGTTCAATGTTATGTGGATGATGTATGTGGGTATTTTAGGGATAGAGTCACCTGCTTTTGTTTCGTTTATTTCAACATTTGTTGATGTATTTCCTAGTAAAAGCAATACACTAGGTAGCAGTAGTGTTAATCATCAAGTTGACCAATCACTTTCTCAGGATATTCAAAATGATAAGAGAAAATGTTTGCATTTATTTCAGTGTTATGTGGAGGCAAAAAGTGATGAAATGCCAGAAACAATTTCTTCTATTTTTAGTAGTGGAAAAATCAAGCTAGGTTGTGTAACACTGCTTCCACATCATATTTCATCgttgatttttttcatgtctGCTTCTACTAAATCAAAGTGGAGAACTCTAGACCTAAACAATTGTAATCTTAGAAGTATTGGAATGAACAGGTTATTGGAACATGTTGTTGAAAACAAGAGCAACATTTCAGCATTGAAATATGTTGATCTAAACAGAAATGGTGCATCCCCATGGGGTGTATATTGTGTGATCATTAAACATTGTCAAGTTGGTAGTTTAACACTTTGTGGAGATGACGGAATGGAAGAACACTTTAAGGAGATCACAAATAGTCTAGAAGCAAATAAAGGACTTGATCAACTAATGCTGTGCAGTATTGGAAGAACTGGATTGGAGACATTTAAAAGAGTTTTAGTTTCCAACACAACGCTACATACAGTTTATTTTTCATGGAAGAAAATCTGCAGTGAAGTAATAAGGACTAATATGAATATTTTACTACACACAAGATGCACACTAAAAAAGTGTTGTGATACTGTAGCAGTGTGCAAGGCTGAAAAAGTGGTGGATATGAACATATTAGATGATAGTTACTATGGACCAATACCCAATGCAATTGACTTATCTAATAAAGGCTTAAGTGATGATGCACTAGCATTAATAACATTTGTATTATGGAATAACACAACAGTGAAGAGACTAGATATTTCATGCAACAAAATAACTGATGATGGAGCACTAGCCATTGGTAACTGCCTTAAGCAAAATGGCACCATAAAAGCCCTTGACTTGTCTTTGAGTTCTATAACTAGAATTGGAATGAAATATTTGCTAGAATCCATTAAGAATACATCAATAATCAGGTATATTGACCTCAGTAGAAATGACTCATCCCCGTGGAGTGTGTATTGTGCTATCATTAGACATTGTTGTGTTAGTAGTCTAACAGTTTGTGGTGATGATGGTATAGAAGGATATGTTAAGGAAATAACAGATAGTCTAGGATCAAATAGAAAACTCCAGTCTCTAACATTGTGCAACATTGGAAGAATTGGATTAGAGGTAGTTAGAGAAGTGTTAGGTAGTAACACAACTTTAAATAGAGTGAATTTGTCATGGACTAAAGTAAGCGATGAAGGAACAAAAGATAAGAAGAATATTTTACTTCACACAAAATGCCCACTTGCTTGCTGCAGCGACAGAGAAATGGTTGTCAACATATTACACGAAAGTCATTGTAGACCTGCACCCAAGGAAATCACCTTGTCTAATATGATCATCAATGATGATATAGTAGCCTTTATAGCACTTGGCTTgtataataacaaaatattaaaTCAACTTGATTTATCTTGTAATTATATTACCTGCAAGGGAGCTATGATCATTGCAAAGGCTATTGAAGTAAATTCAGCACTACAGAAACTTGACATTTCAAACAACTTAGTATCAGATGATGGTGTGGTAAGCATTGGTAACTGTATAAAGAACAACAGAATACTAAAGGAAGTTAATTTGTCATCAAACAAGATATCTCCTTTAGGGATGAACCAGTTTGCAGCATGTATAAGGAACACAACACTGGAATATGTCGACCTCAGTGAAAATGATTCATCTCCATGGGGTGTGTACTGTGTTGTTATTAGAAACTGTCAAGTTAATAATTTAACAGTTTGCGGAGATCATGGAATGGAATTTCAGATTAATGAAATAATAGATAGTCTAGAAGCAAATAGAAGACTTAATTCACTAACATTGTATGGTATAGGAAGAATTGGAGTAACATCAATAAAGGAAGTATTGGCTATGAACACAACTCTAAATACACTGAACTTGTCATGGAAGAAATTCAGGCTTGAGAAAGTAAAAAATATTGTGCTTTGCACAAAAATTCCACTCAATACATTGGGTAATACAGTCTGTGATAGCGTAATAGATGTTAACATATTAAATGATGGCAAGTATAAATTTCACACAATTCCTAGCAACGTTTCTTTTTCCCATATCCATGACAATGATGTTTTCCTGATAGCATTTGGTTTATGTTATAACACCATCCTACGAGTGCTTTACTTATCACTTGAAAACAATATAACAAGCAAAGGAGCAAAGGAGTTAGCAAAGGCCATTGAAAGTAACTCAACTCTACAGAAGTTTGATATTTCTTACAACAATATATCATGTGATGGAATGGAAGCTATCAgtaactctctcaaggtaaacAGCACATTACTAGAAATAGTGGTATCAAAATCTTTTAGAAGTGGGATACTGACTGTAAATGCACAATGTTCCCATTGTTCTTTGTCGTCTGAAGGTATAGTTGATGCTGAAGTACTCATTGCAACATCATTATTGTTTAATAATAATTGTACTAATGTAAAAGATCTGGATATTTCTAACAATAGAATATCTGATGTTGGCATATTTGCATTAAGTGATCTTTTAATGATTTATCCACTACAGAAACTAAATATTGCATGCAACCATTTTTCTGAAATTGGAGTTGACGCTATTATTGAGTCTCTCAAGCAGAATGTTAGTTTACAAGAACTGAATATGTCACATAATAAGATTGCTGTTGAAGGATGTAACAAGATTGCTGAATTGATTTTAGTTAACAAAACACTTCAGCATCTGGACATTTCCTATTGTGGTATTCCTGAAGATGGAGCAATAAACATTAGTAAGTCATACACTGCAAGCAGCAAAATATTGCAAACACTGGTGATATCATGGGGGGATGATCGAATTATTATTAATACCGCATGTCTATTTTCAAACTGTGATTTATCTAGAAAAGCAATTGGCAACAGTGGAACACAAATAGTAATTAATCTTTTATGTAAACTTAACATAAAAGAGCTTGACTTATCTTACAACAATATAACTGATGATGGAGTGTTGACTGTCTGTGATTTTCTCAAGGAAAATAATACCTTAAAGGAGCTCAATATGTCACACAACAAGATCTCTATTGAGGGAGCTAAAAAGATTGCCGAAGTTATTCAATCCAACACTACACTTCAAAAACTTGATATTTCTTATTGTGATATCCCTGATGATGGTGTAGTGGCCATTAGTAGGTCTCTAATGAATAAAAGTTTACAACTCAACATATCATTGAAAAATGATCAAGTTACTATTAACACAGCAGTTTCATGTTGTGACTTATTTAGGCAGAAGATTGGCAACGTTGAAGTAGAAATAGTATTAAATCTTTTGTATAATAGTGAGATAAAGGAACTCAATATTTCCCATAATGATCTAACAGAGAATGCAGGAATAATGCTTATCTGTGAATTTATCAAGAAACACAACACCTTACAgaaactcaatatgtcacacaGCAAAATCACCATTGAGGGAGCTATCAAGGTTGCTGAAGTTATTAAAATCATTGTTACATTACAAAGCCTGGATATTTCATGTTGTGGCATTTCTGGTGATGGCGTAGTAGTTATCAGTGATAGTATAATGAACAATACTTCGCTACAAGAACTTAATATGTCAGGTAACAAGGTCACTATAGAAGGAGCTCACAAGATTGCTGAAGTTATTCAATTCAACACAACACTTCATAAACTTAATATTTCTGATTGCGGTATTATTGATGATGGAGTAGTAGTCATCAGTGATAGTCTGATAGAATGTACTTCACTACAAGAACTTGATATGTCACATAATGAGATCACTATAGAAGGAGCTAGCAAGATTGCTGAGGTTATCCAATCCAACACAACAATTCATAAACTTAATATTTCTAATTGTGGTATTGTTGGTGCTGGAGTAGTAGTCATCAGTAATAGTCTGAAGAAAAATGCTACACTACAAGACCTTGATGTGTCACATAACAAAATCAATATAGAAGGTGCTAAGAAGATGGCTGAAGTTATTATGTTCAACAGAACACTTCAAAAACTTGATATTTCTAATTGTGGTATTCGTGATGATGGAGTAGTAATCATCACTGAGTCTTGTAATTACAATCAAACACTACAAAATCTCACTTTATCATGGGACAATGATCGAGTTACTTTTGACACAGCATCATCTAATTGTTGCTATAGGCATATTAGGTATACTGGAGCACTGATAATCTCAAATATTTTGTATAACAATGAAAAAATAAAGACGCTCAGCCTTTCTGATAGCTACATAAATGGTGAAGGGCTGGCAAGTTTATGCAGGTGTCTCAAAAATAATACTACCTTACAAGAACTTGATATCTCAAAAAATAAGCTTTTTACTGAAGACACTGAGGTAATTGCCAAAGTGATTGAACTTAACACAACTTTGCAAAAGCTTAACATTTCTGACTGCGGGATTCATGATAGTGGAGTAGTGGTCATTAGTAACAGTTTGAAGAATAATAAAACCTTAAAAGTATTCAATATGTCAAAAAATTGCATTGGTGTTGAGGGAGCTAAGGAGATTGCTGAAGTACTAGAATTCAACATGTCGCTACAAAAGCTTGATGTTAGTAGTTGCAATATTCTATGTGAAGTCCTCAGCAATAGCCTGAGGAAGAATACTACCTTAAAAGAACTTAATATGTCACATAATAAGATTACTATTCAGGATATTGCTGaaattgtaaaattcaaccTAACTCTGCAAAAACTCAATATTTCTAATTGTGGTATTCTTGATGACGGAGCAGCAATCATCAGTAATAACCTGAATAAAAATGATGCCTTAAAAGAGCTTAATATGTCAAATAACAAAATCAGTTTTAAGGTAGTTAAAGATATTGCAGTATTAGTTAGATTTATCACAGCACTGCAAACACTTTATATTTCGCATTGTGAAGTTCCTGATAATGAACTAACAGATATCAGTATCAGTCTGATAAAAAATTATCACTTACAAGAACTCAACTTGTCACATAGCATGATTTATACTGAAGGAGCTTGCAAGATTGCTGAGGTTATTAGAGTTAACAGAACTCTACTCAAACTTGATATTTCTGGTTGTGGTATTGCTGGTGATGGAATAGGTATCATCAGCAATAGTCTGATGGAATGTACAACTTTACAAGAACTTAACATATCAAATAATGAGATCACTAATGAAGCAGCTAAAGGGATTGCTGGAGTCATGCAAATCAATAAAACACTTTATAAACTTGATATTTCCAATAATGGCATTTCTGGTGATGGAACAACAGTTATTGTTGATAGTCTTAAGGGAAATAATACCTTGCAAGCACTGTATATGTCATATAATAAGATCACAACTGAGGGAGCTAAGAAGATGGCTGAAATCATCCGACTTGACACAACACTACAAGCACTTGATATTTCGCAATGTAGTATCCCTGATGATGGAGTATTAGTTATCAGTGAGTCTTATAAGTACATCAGAACATTACAAAACCTCAAAGTATCATATTCACGTACTACTTTTGCAACATCTCATTCCAATGATTCTAGATCTGTTAGAAATGATGTTTCAGAGTACAATCTCCATTCCACTTACTACTTATCTAAGGCAATTGTTAACTTATCTAAGGCCATTGATAATACTGGAGCAGTAATAGTTTCAAACCTTTTATACAATAACATGAGCATCACAGAGCTTAATCTTTCTAAAAATAACATAAAGTATGTTGGATTGGCAGCTGTAAGTGAATGGCTCAAAGTCAATTACTCCTTGAAAATACTAAACATGTCACATAATTGGATTTCTATTGAGGGAGCTAACAAGATTGCTGAGGTAATTAAAGTCAACACAACACTACAATACCTTGACATTTCCAACTGTGGTATCCCTGATGATGGAGCATTAGTTATCAGTGAGTCAGTTAGACACAGCACAACCTTACAACACCTCACAATATCATGGAAAAATGACAAAGTTACTATAAATACTGCATCAACCACATCATTTGATGCACTTTTATGTCACACAGAATATTTCATGGATAAAAAGAACATTAACTTATCTAGAAAAGATATTGGGAATAATGGAGCAGTAATAGTTTCAAACCTTTTATACAATAACAGGAGCATCACAGAGCTTAATCTTTCTGAAAATAACATAAAGTATGTTGGATTGGCAGCTGTAAGTGAATGGCTCAAAGACAATTACTCCTTGAAAACACTAAACATGTCACATAATTGGATTTCTATTGAGGGAGCTAACAAGATTGCTGAGGTAATTAAAGTCAACACAACACTACAATACCTTGATATTTCCAACTGTGGTATCCCTGATGATGGAGCATTAGTTATCAGTGAGTCAGTTAGACACAGCACAACCTTACAACACCTCACAATATCATGGAAAAATGACAAAGTTACTATAAATACTGCATCAACCACATCATTTGATGCACTTTTATGTCGCACAGAATATTTCATGGATAAAAAGAACATTAACTTATCTAGAAAAGATATTGGGAATAATGGAGCAGTGATAGTATCAAATCTTTTGTACAATAAGAGGATTGTAACACTTGACCTTTCCTATAACAACATATCTTATGATGGAGTAGCAGCTGTGGCTGAATGGCTCAAGAATAATTACACATTGCAATCACTCAACATGTCACATAACAAGATATCTGTTGAGGGAGCTAGCAAGATTGCCGAAGCCATTCAAGTTAACAAAACGCTTCAGAAACTTGATATTTCTGAATGTGGTATTCCTGATAATGGAGCATTGGTTATTAGTAATAGTCTAAAGAAGAACAATATCTTATGTATCCAAGGACTCCGTATGGCACATAATGAACCATCTCGCTGTAGACTCCAGTAA